The following are from one region of the Ictalurus furcatus strain D&B chromosome 11, Billie_1.0, whole genome shotgun sequence genome:
- the si:dkey-19e4.5 gene encoding UBA_like_SF and PTH2 domain-containing protein has translation MESSEQCPPDSAQQEVNPVFLQQLRELDIPEEAARQALLHTRNVSAEEAAMYYFNKLENEEEGDEDVMFKMVFVVNMELSMGVGKVAAQVGHAAVALYQAMQEKNTWREMAWKWDHAGAKKIVLQGTNMAHLLELQALAMSLSLPTKLIQDAGLTQVEPGSSTVLAIMGDEEMVNNVTGSLKLL, from the exons ATGGAGTCATCTGAGCAATGTCCTCCAGACTCAGCCCAACAGGAGGTGAACCCAGTGTTCCTCCAGCAGCTCAGAGAACTGGATATCCCTGAGGAAGCAGCCAGACAG GCACTCCTACACACAAGGAATGTGTCTGCTGAGGAGGCGGCAATGTACTACTTCAACAAACTGGAAAATGAG GAAGAAGGGGATGAAGATGTGATGTTCAAGATGGTCTTTGTTGTGAACATGGAGCTGTCCATGGGAGTGGGGAAG GTGGCAGCACAGGTGGGCCATGCAGCTGTGGCTCTGTACCAGGCCATGCAGGAGAAGAATACTTGGAGAGAGATGGCTTGGAAATGGGACCATGCTGG AGCTAAGAAGATTGTGCTACAGGGCACCAACATGGCACACCTATTGGAGTTGCAGGCTCTCGCTATGAGTCTGAGCCTCCCTACAAAACTGATACAGGATGCCGGACTCACACAG GTGGAGCCAGGCTCTAGCACTGTGCTGGCCATCATGGGAGACGAAGAAATGGTCAATAATGTTACAGGCAGCCTGAAACTGCTTTGA